The genomic DNA ATATCTGTTCAAAGGGGAGAAGCAAAATGATTAAAAAAAGTTAAGAAGTCAATGCTTGCAAAAAGAACCGAAAGGTTCCCTAGAGCTTTAGgtctttagtttttttttctgtaagCGTACTGATTGATGTAACCGTACTGATTAAGCGTGGTGATTTTGAGACGTACTGTCAGGCTGTTTGCATCTAAAAATCAGTTTCCGTTTCAGTCCGAGTAGGCAGGAGTCGCGATCTGGCAGGGCGTCCAAGAGGCAGCGATTCGCGAGCGGGCAGGGCGGCATCCACGCGAGAAGTCCTCCGCGCGTCACAACCAGAGCGGAGCGATACCTGGGGGTACGGTTTAACGATTCGATATCATCGAGGGGGTGTTTAGCAAGTATTCAAAGAGAAGATTGCTGATGTGGTGGGGGGTTTAAGTGCAAAATAGCAGCGACCGTTGGATTGAGATCGGATGCTTCATATTCGCGGATTGCACTATTGCACGGTAGCCCGATTGCATAGGATATGTCACTGGGAGTGGGAGCGGGCTTGAGAGAGAGGACGAAGTGGCCTAGCCTTGGGGGCGTTGGGCCTAATTTCCCTGGGCctcactgacaggtgggtccagtTTTGTCAAACTGTGGTGGCCCCATATTCGTTCTCTGTTGCCTTGACACGTCTCCCACCTTCGCGACCCGTCCCCCTCTCGCGCTCGCGCCTACCTCGCCGCCCGATCCgacgcgccggcgcggcgccgcccgccgccgatccAATGCGATGCAGTCGGCCCTTCCTGCCGTCCCCTGCACTTGCGGCTCATAAGCGCGCCAGCGGTGTATCTGGCAGGCTCACGAGCGCCCCTGGATCtgaccggaggcggcggctgctacTGCCTCGGCGATGTCGAGGGTTCGGGACAGAACGGAGGACTTCAAAGAGGCAGTCCGCGTCTCCGCGCTCTCCCATGGCTACACGGAGGTAAAGCTCCACCCCAACCTCACCACTCCGGCACTCCCTTCCCCTCAGGAAGCCGAACGGTCCCCAATTCGTCACGCTCCGTTGTGTTGCTGTGCAGGCCCAGCTGGCCGCGCTCATGTCGTCTTTCGTCATCCGGAAGCCATCCCCCAAGTCTCCGTTCACCAATGCGGCGATGAAGACGGTAGGAGTCTGCGATGAATGTGTTTCTGTGTTGCGTGCGTGTGGGGGAGACGCTGGGAGAGTGATTGATGATGGGTTGTGTTGAATTGTAGCTTGAGAGTATCAGAGAACTCGAGAGATTCATAGTGAAGCACAGGAGGGACTATGTGGACCTGCATCGCACTACAGAGCGAGAGAGGGACAACATCGAGCATGAAGTAAGTTACAATTTCACACGGTGTGTGGTTGCTCGTTTTGATTTGTTATTTCTTTTCCGATGGTTATGCATGTAAGAAATCTTAAATGTGTGTGTTACTCTGCAACCCATATATGCTTAATGTCCATGATTAATTTCCCATGCCCATAAAAAAAACTTTAGCTAGTGGATTGTTTGACATTACAGGAGATACATGTTGCTGTACTATGTAGCATTCCTTTTTGTAAGACATACACGCTTGCCAAGTATTATTGTCCTAAATGTACAAATCTAGTCTTGGATTACAGTTATTGAAGACCGTAGCCCTGAAACAATTTTGAAGAACATGCATATGCGCAATGAGTTATCCTCTTTGATGCTTCACATTCTATTTGGGTAGCTTGTGcatctttctcttcattctGTTTATCTATGTTTGGATACAGTGATGAGGTATCCCTCAAGGTGTATTGATTCCTGTAATATTAGCCCGTTGCTTTCTGTTCTCAATTTAGTAGCTATGTCTAATTACTCAATGTATATTAGgttggtgtttttgtaaaagcATGCAAGGAACAGATTGATATCCTAAAGAACAGGATCCATGAAGAAGAGAAGAGTGGAAATGCGAAGACATGGCTTGGCACTAGGGATGAGAGTTCCCGGTTGGACTTGATAGCTCATCAGCATGGTGTGGTATGATTATTTTCTTTGCCGTTGATGTTATAAGTTTTGAATGCTCTTCTgggtttttttttgaggaagtATACGATAATGAAATAGGTAGCAGAAGAATATACTTTTGGCTAGCTTACTTTTCTGAATGTGTAACGTTCAGAGGATTAGACCAAGTAATTCCTTAGGTATTATTTGTTTGATAGATCAGGTCGTCCTGAGGATTGATTGTTTGAACATTTCTTTTCGAAATATTTAAGTTGGGTATATGTTCTACTAGTTGGTAGCAGGCTATCAAACCTCCATTGGTCGATAGCATTTTGGTAGAACAATTAACTATGCTGTGTAATTTTTAGAGGACAGATTGCCCAGTCGCATGAAGTGAATTTGAATAACATCTAGTTTTCTTGTTCAGTGCTGCATCAAGTGCATCATTCAGGCTAGAGTGAGCtatttgttttttctttattGTTTTTTTCCTCTATACTCATATTTTAAGTAGCAGTTAAGCATTAGTTTTAGGGATCTTATGTCCAGCTAGAGTGAGCTATTTGTTTTATGTACAATGTTAACAGGTTTTAATTTTGAGTGAGCGTCTCCACTCGGTAACTGCACAGTTTGATCGGCTTCGGTCCATGCGTTTTCAAGATGCTATTAGTAGAGCAATGCCAAGGAAGAAGATTCAGAAGAAATCAGAAATCAAACTTGCTGAACCATCCAAGTCCAATCTTGTTCTAAAATCTGATGTATCGAAAATTGGAGATCAGGAGGTATCTACTGCACCCATGAGAGTTCAAGAACAACTATTGGATGATGAAACAAGAGCTCTCCAGGTAATATATGGATGGTACATAAATTATGCGTTAGTGAAAAACTTGGCTATTTTACATACTGAAACTCTTCTCAGGTGGAGTTGACAAGTCTTCTTGATGCTGTCCAAGAAACGGAGACAAAGATGATGGAAATGTCAGCACTTAATCATCTTATGTCAACGCATGTTCTACAACAAGCTCAACAGATTCAATATTTATATGACCAGGTATACAAATCTAAGCTTGCTTTTTTGTACTACCAATTTATATGCAGTACATGCTGCATCTTGTGTTTCCATATGTGAAAATAAAATATAGATTTTCAGAATCTACCCAAAATGGATAATGGACACATGAAGCAAGACCGTAAAAGAACTTCGTAAAGTCTAGAATTAAATCAGTGTCTCCATCCGCTGGACTATTTAAGGATCTGTAGAGTTTGTGTTCCCTTGTTTAGATTACCATTCCTAGGTATTTAGCTGTAAGATGCTGACTTGTCAACTGTGAAGTATAAATTAGTGGGATTGTGGTTTGTGTGTTTGTTCACAGGGTCAGTTTTTTCCTTCACTGGAAGAACGCCTAATTTGGATACACACTAATGAAACCTGATTATTATCTTTATGGTCTGATGGAACATCTTTTGCATTATCTCAGGCTGTTGAAGCTACGAATAACGTGGAGCGCGGGAACAAGGAGCTATCCCAGGCGATTCAGCGGAACAGCAGCAGTAGAACCTTTCTCCTCCTCTTTTTCTTTGTTCTCACTTTCTCCGTTCTTTTCCTTGACTGGTATAACAACTGAATTAGTGCAAGACATTGTAATTGTTTTGTTTATTCGAAATGATCAAATTACTAAAACCACATGTCGCTCTAAAGTCTAAAATGTGACCTTTTAGGCACTCAGTATTACTTCCCAACCGTTTTGTTCATGGTGCTCTCTATCTGAATATGCTGGGATTTTGTTGTATTTCAAGTATGCAAATGTACTAAAGATGCAGTGGCTCTGTGCTATTTCTGTTTAAATTCCGTCGTATGCATGAACGGGAAAGATGCCGTTTGGAGCTTTCAATCACCTGTAGAGATGATAGACAAGGTACGACGTCTCTGTCTGCAGACTGAGCATATCCTGGCCATCCATTTCATGCTAATCAGACCATTATCAGAATCTCAACAGCTTGGATGTGCAGTGAACCACAAG from Panicum virgatum strain AP13 chromosome 7N, P.virgatum_v5, whole genome shotgun sequence includes the following:
- the LOC120681872 gene encoding syntaxin-81-like, translating into MSRVRDRTEDFKEAVRVSALSHGYTEAQLAALMSSFVIRKPSPKSPFTNAAMKTLESIRELERFIVKHRRDYVDLHRTTERERDNIEHEVGVFVKACKEQIDILKNRIHEEEKSGNAKTWLGTRDESSRLDLIAHQHGVVLILSERLHSVTAQFDRLRSMRFQDAISRAMPRKKIQKKSEIKLAEPSKSNLVLKSDVSKIGDQEVSTAPMRVQEQLLDDETRALQVELTSLLDAVQETETKMMEMSALNHLMSTHVLQQAQQIQYLYDQAVEATNNVERGNKELSQAIQRNSSSRTFLLLFFFVLTFSVLFLDWYNN